The genome window GTCATGTGCTGTTACCAGACAAAGGCAGAAGCAGAAACGCATGGAGGACTATGTAGTGGACTCTAGTTGTGGGGCAGTGAGTGCAGAGAAGTTGTAAACAAACTTGTATCTACCTTGCCTTGACAGGATGGTTGCTGTGATGGATAAGCGTTTTTCATCTCTTAACAGCCAAGTTCTAAGAGGTGTTCAGGTCTGTAATCCAGGATCTGACAACTTTCTCTGTGAGGAGGACCTCAGAGGTCTGGCAGACCATTACAGTGTTGATCTAAAACCTGAGGAGGTGTTAGTGGCCAAAAACTATCTGGCCAGAAAGCAAGAAAGCCTTCCAATCATAGACATGCAATGTGTTTTCAGCTTGCTGGATCAAGTCATGTTCCCAACCTTGACACAGGTCATTCAAATCTCTCTGACCATCCCAGTGTCCAGCTGCACTTGTGAACGGACGTTCAGTGTGTTGAGACGGCTCCACACTTGGCTGAGAAGCACAATGGGGCAAGATAGGCTTCACCATCTTGCCATCTTGTCAGTTGAGAGAGAGGAACTATCTAAGTTGAGTCACAGTCAAGTGATTGACCACTTTGCCAGAATGAAAACCAGACGGTATAGTTTACTCCTCAGAAAATGATTCCTTGAACAGATGACAGACAACAGCTATTCACATTATTGTACTACTATGTGGCTTTATTGTATTGGGTATATGTGAAATAGGAATAGCCACTTTGCCTAAATGGAAATGGAGAGAATTCAAAGAAACAGAGATGTAGGGgtgctttattttttgttttatttttgtaattgtttaatGTGCATATGTGAAATATGGTTCCTGTTATGcaataaatattttcataaagATTATAAGCTCTTCTTTTTGTTATTACCAGTAGTGGTTTACAAGTCTAGAGTAAAGTGCACAAGTAGGCGGCTGTGAATCAATACACTGGGTGCAACCCTTCAATACTTGACCTTAAGAGTCCAGTGCTTCTGGGCCTCATTCTGGGCCTTGGACAGCTGtcatttttattcagatattGCAGCATCTTGCCAATTGCTTCATCGTCATTATTGCTATTGCTaaatttttttaacacattctgCATCATCGGATTTCATTTTGCTAATTTCCTCATGTTCACTGCTTTGGAAAGTATTGgactttttgttttgcagttgACACCTAATTACCCTGAAAAACAACTTTGGTTCCGAATGGTGCTAAATAACTTGagttagaagaagaagaagaatgcgagacttgtttactttacttttgtttccggttctgcggaaaacttgcgtgagtttgtagttttcaccaaagtccgtacatttaatggaaacacacaggatttatatttcttttaatgcacatttctcAATGATTctaatcacttttggatggaaacatagctactgaaGCTCAAAAATATCTAAAGCCATATCAGCATATGTTATCTCTAGTCATCACTGCCCATTAGCCATTGCAGGTTAAAGCATAATATTTGGTTTGAGCAAATTCATCGTATACATGGCATTGAGCCTCATAGCCTTCGCAGGCTTAACCATCCAGTTCATTGCTGGCTAAGcttcattatttaaaaaaaaaaaaaaagccatcacAACGTGAATTCTGTGTCTGTCCATTAATGGTACACCTCTGATTTAATCATTTGACCTCAGCTATTTCTCTGTCTTACTCATGTCTGTATTTTATCTCTTAGCAGATCATACTAACTTTGTTTGATTAATCATGGCTTGTTCACTTCAGCTTGGTAAGTAAACATTGTTTGAGGGTAATTTAGTTGTTCCGGTCATGCTGACCATTGGTGATTGCATATTTTTTGCAAGCAAGGGATTGCTGCCTCAGAACCTGTGCAGGCTAAAGCATTCAAATTATTACTGTCATCACATAAGGGTGGCTTAAGTTTATTCATTGCAAGCAAAGCATCGCTACCTCATAGCCTTTCCAGGCTTAAGTTTCCAGGTCATCGCTGGCTAAAcctaatattaaaaaatataaaacaacagttAATTGTTATAATTTGCCATCTCAAGGCCCATTTCATTTTTCTGCGTTCATTCATGGTTCACCAGTGATTTGTCACTTAACCTCAGCTATTTCCGTGTCTTGCTCATTATTGTGCTTCATCTCTTAGCAGATCATACCAGTTCTGTTTGATTAATCATGTTCACTTCAGCTTGGTGAGTAAAAACATTCTTTGGGGGTATTTTCAGGCTGTCTTCCTTCATGTGCCCATTCATTTTGGGGGACTTATCTTGCCACTCAGCTGTCCCTCAGTCACAAAATATCACCCTCTGGTATCCAAGCGCCacagacttctgttaaatcttaatcaacTCATATCATCTGTTTATCTGTACACTCCTATTCTGTATTAAACATAAACGGCATTCTTCtgtctcctgattgaactaacAATAGATTGCCAAATAGAGATACTAGCAGTCAAAAGACTGCACAGAGCTCCGCAGAAGACATTTGTCTTTGAAAATGTGTGACACACTGCCAGATTACTGCAGGGAGGGTTTGTTAAATGACCAACATCTTATGACTTAAAAGGAACTTGACATTGGACTTAGGTCTTAATGAGATGGGATTTAGGATCTTtttgtgtaaaatatttttatgtatatatatatatatatatatatatatacacatggcAGATAACAACTCAATGCCCGGTGGTAAGTCCTGGTTTCAACAGTTCAATGAGCAGGTCATTATTGTGCAAATTGTGGTGGTGATTTTTCTTTGCATCAACCTGTTGCTCATTGTGACCTTCTTTTCAAAGGACGTCTTCTACACAAGCATGTGCTACATCTTATTTGCTGTTACACTACTGTCTGATAGCTTTATATTAATCATGTCTGATATCCTGCTCATCTTGACCTGTTTTAATTTCACAATGCAAATTGGCCTCTGTATCATTATCTATATTCTTTTGTCTCTGTACACTTTTGTCACACCAGTTACTTTGACAGTAATGACCCTGGAGCGCTATGTAGCAATTTGCATGCCCCTGCGCCATGGAGAGTTGTGCTCCACACGCAGTGCTATAAACTGTATCCTCATCATTCACGGCCTCAGCTCTGTACCCTGTATTATTGTTCTCTCCATCTTCTTTGCATCAGCCTCCCAAAACTTGTTAACCCAGTCCAGGTTATGCTCCATGaatatttttgtctttctccAATGGCAGGATCATGTTaaatttgctgtttttcagtgCTACTTCTTAATCATGTCTGTCACCATCATTTTCTCCTACACTAAAATAATGAAAGTGGCCAAAACTGCATCAGGAGAGAATAAAAAGTCAACATGGAAAGGGCTCAGAACAGTAATTCTTCATGCTttccagctgctgctctgtctcatcCAGCTGTGGTGTCCATTCATAGAAGCTGCTGTACTTAAGATTGATTTTATGTTATACATTCATGTCAGGTACTTTATTTACATAACATTTAATCTTGCTCCGAGATGTCTGAGTCCTCTCATTTATGGCCTCAGGGATGAAAACTTCTTTCTTGCATTAAAATACTGTGGGCCTTTCAGATATCACTGTCAAAAAAAAGTATGCCATGACCTGATCATCAACCTTCCCCATGCACTTGTTAATCACTGTGGACCATCATGTTAACCTTAGTCTGACATGTCTGACCCAGTTTTGATAATGATTGTTAATGCTACAATAAACATCCACAGCAACATTCAGTGACAATGTGCAAAGGCCATTATTTCAGAAAATCAAGTTTGTATGAACATTTAAACTACACATTCACCTGAGATATGCATCACCCTCTGCATTATTGCTATTGAAATGCTGCTTATCACTATTTGTAGTTCACTAAATGTTGGTGACTATGCCATTTTCATGAGGGTCCTTGAGCAGCATTGTGGGTTTTAGTATGTTATATACTATAACAGGTCAAGGTTGTACATTGCTGCATAATTTTGTCAGCTTTATCAGACTTTGGGACAATGTactgaaaaaaaacccccacaggAAAGCAGTTGTGAAATAAATATTATCAGTATACTTTATGCACatcattcagcacatccaaatTAATGGCTCTGTATTAGTTGtgtggaaatattaaaaagttcTCAAGAGAGCTTTGGGTCTAAGGTTGACAGACAAACCGTCAATCAGACAAACCTCCCTCAAGTGTTGTCATGTCTGATGAGAGGGTGCCAGTCTTTATCTCTGTCTTGTGCCATAATTttgtacatgaaaaaaaagtcttcaGGAAAACGTGCTGGGTCTGGATTTCACAATGCTGTACACTTCAGCAATGCAACCCAACATACTTGTAATGGTCCTTTTATCTATAGTGTGCTATAGGGTGTATGCGACATGCTGCAATACGAAATAGGGCTGCTTTTGTATTTTTCCATGTCCtctgcaaagataaaaaaaaggatGTTAACTTTTTTGCCATGTTGGGGAAGATCAGTGTTGCCTGAAGTTCCTCAACATGGGAAAAACTAAATATTCAAACTGCTTCTAGCCAAATTCATAATTTACAAATCACAACAGATCATTTGAAGAAGTCTGCCTCGATCCAGCAGTGGGCATCCTTCAAATTCATCGCATTGTGTTATATGCCTTGCACATTGGTTTAAATTGTAGACAAAGTGACAGCTCTATCTGGGATGTGGACGAACTTAAACAGACGTTTGCATTTGCAATGCTGAGCATTTAGAGGCTCGACTATGCTATACATTATGTGaatagaaaaacatttaagttgTGTAAAAACTGATACCACTTGTaaactttagaaataaaatcaatccatccattttctattGTTCTTTTTTATGCTTCAATAACACTCGATAAATACTGAATAAGACCTCCTCCATAGAATATATACAATAAGTTGTTATTATAATATTTAACCTTAATATTAAAGACATCTGGTACTAAAAAAATGGCTAACAAACTGGATCCTATCCAAGCAATAGCCAGGTGACCAGTGGCCACTCAGGGAAGTTACTGTGTCAGGCCAAGAAATAGTTTGGCACATAACCgtccaaaaaaacagaaaaaaacctcACACTTCTCAGCCTTTGGTTCTGAATCTCACTGGAGCTCGCTTTAATATCTCTTCTTGTAATAACTAACAAATCTGGAGGAGCGCAACTACTGAGGTAACTTTAGAGCACTCCATTTAGACATTAAATCACCTGCAATAGGTCGCTGCCAATACTGTGCCAGCAGAATCAAACTGAACATATTAAGGCCACATTTACACTGACTTAGgcacataaaaaaaacccttcttTTTATTCATGTCTGTGGTCGGGGTGTTTGTTCGTGTTGTGTCCTTACATCATAAATAATGTCCAGGGGATGAAATTTGTGAATTGCTACTGAAGTAAAGGGTGGAATAGTAgcctagttaatgactgatgagatCTATCTGaccaaaatgttgcatttataataacCAGAGGCAGTTAACAGTGtggatttatttttctaataatATATTatcttttcctccttcttcttatcacacaggtgtgtcatgttattttgagctgcagtgatggaatcagaaTGTAAAAATAGCCACACTGTCACTGCAGACTAAAAAAGACTTTGCGTAGGTTAAAATATCGCTAAAAATGTGTGTATAGTTGTAAACAATCTCTCcatttgttagaagctctgttttaaatcCAGTGGATATAGAGCTCtagaacaatgaaatgattctactgacctaTAAAAACAGAGACTACCTGTCACGTTGGACTTTGGTCCATGTTGGGatactttttttcctcagtgaTCTTATTGGTCTTTGGTCAGGGTGTTATACGCTACTCTGAACATAACCTGAGAGTTAACCCTTAAGTTACCTCACTTACTCCAAATCCTGCCTCATGGTACAGGCCTTtagtttgtgtttccaccacagacagtacTCTTAACGTAGGCCGGGTTGTTAACAGATGGTAATAGCCATGTCACTGCTCCATTCAGCTCTCAGTATATTCTCTTCACCAGCAATGTCCTCACCTTGCTGATCATCCATGGAACGAGGATGCACGACATTTCCAAATCAAACAAATAGAATAGAATTTAGAGCAGAGCAGGGGTGCACAggaatttttttctccaagcGAGAAAATAGAATATTCCCATTACACATAAAGGGTTTGAAATCTTTAGACATTTTCTGAAGTGCTTGAGGACTGAATCATCATTAAAGGGTTTGTCATGTAAGGgagccaataaaaacaaatagagTTTATTACTGACATTCAAAGTCCCATAGCAGCGACCTTTCCAAGACCTGTCTAAGGCCTTGTTTCCACCAATCAGtcaggttcagttcagttcgttACACTATAAAAGCAGTTATTCTTGTGTTTCATTGTCAAAAGTTGCAGATGGTACAAACAGAACTGTTCGATTCCGTACTGTTTTCTGTCACCCCTACCTGTTAAGCACACTGATACAATaataaaaggtggagctagaaacactgcaggctGTTGATTGGTTAATGAATAAATTGACACTCTTGCTTGGATTACACTTTATCTGAGGCTgaatggtgatttttttaaaaaatgtatttcttggTATTCATGGGCTCTTCATGATGATTAGTATCTGTattgtgtgttatttttttttataactgcACAGCTTGTCGTAGATCATGCTTTATATACAGTTAAAAATCTGCTGATAATGCTGCCATCATAGAAGTTGGAAACCTCTTGAAGGCAAAGAAGATATGGCTTCAAACCCTACTTGTTGTGAAGTGCCAGTATGGCAGCAAACAAGGACCCATGAACACATATTTTTAATCAAATACTCAaagattgattttattttttgcaaatatGTGAACGGTGAAAACCCAATCATGCAAATGTttatgcaatgtttataaaaaaTGCCTTTGCCACAACAAAGTGCTGGATAAGCCCCACTGCCATACAATATATACTGGAGATTTGACAATCATTTTCCAGAAGCTCCAAAAGTAGCTGACAGTCACTAATCAAATAAATAGTCTTAAATAATGATTTATGCAACATTACAGATTTATAAATTGTGGGTAATGTATTTCATCCCCTTTTCAAATTTTGATATTCTTCATGTAAATGCAAATATgtaaacattttatggattaaAAAAGGAGACATAAAAGGGAAATCAAACCTAGAAGTCTCAAAGCTTTCACAGGTGAAACATGTGCTTAATTATttctttatcttatttttttttgctggttcTCCAATATCTCTATTTGTCTTAGTCCTCTCGTAGATAAGCCTCCTGCACCTCAAGCTCCTCACTGTTCTCTAGAAAGGCAGTATATTCTGCCATTCTTTGGATCTCTTCTACTTTAGTCTCAGCCAACTTCTTCTCTGCATCCGCTGACAGTTTCCGAGCCTCCCCCACCTGCGCCTCGGCCACCTGAACGTTTGTCTTCACTGTGATAGACGCCTCCTCGGCTCCTGGAAACACACGCAGATGCAAAGATGCATTTTGTCAAGCTGCTGAGAAAGTTCAAGAGTTGAAGTAACAACAGTTAAGACAGCACCCGTCAACTaaatccattttgttttaacTAAAGCTATACTGAGTGACACTATCGGATCTGCACACTTTCCAAAGTGTAACACAGGCAGCAGAAAAGTAGGATTTTAATCCCTTCTTCATTTTAAAtacaacagcattttaaaatccCATCAAGCCTTAAGAGATACAGCTGCACACATGCAGACATTTGACCTACCTGAATTGTGTGCTACCTCAGCTGCCATTTTACACAAGTTGACAGCATCGATCCAGGCTGACTCAAAACGTTTGCATTCACATAGTCTTCCACTAACCTGTTAAGACAAAGACATGGGATAATATAATGAATCTAATGAGACTGACTgtcacaggaaaaaaacaaggttAGAGTACATTCACATTTGTTttcaacaacacaaactaaccTCTGCACGTCGGTTATTGATCAGCTCCAGGAATGAATCCTTCTCTGCTGGGGTCAGTTTTCCCACTGAGGCTATATACCGTCTTTGGACAGCAATGCGAGTGTGCACAGCCTGTTCGCAAACAGAGGGAGCGCAGACACTCAGAGACAATACAGGGCAATTTCCAAAATGAAAGTCTCTGTGCAAACATCTTATCAAATGCAAAAAACACTGACACTCTCTGGAATCTTGTGATGATGTGCTTTTTCATGCTTCTGTTTAATGCAGcgtgaaaatatttttctttccaaTGATTAATCAAACTGTCAGACTGAGGTTGACAATCATAAACTATGGATAAAATGTGATACATTAGATCACAACCTACCTTTGAGTAGTCTGTAAGGGCATCTATGAGAGCCAAGGAAGTCTGGGACAGGAAAGTACATGAACTGTCTGTAACCAGTGAGGCTGCTCTTCTGATCAGGGAGTCATGAGATAGGTTTTCCATTTCCTAAAAACAGGGACAAATCCTTCATTTAATTTCTCCATGTACAAAATATAAAGAACAAGAACAAACTTTTTCCAAAGAGACTAACCCACCTGTGTGAAAGGGGAAGCATAAAG of Epinephelus lanceolatus isolate andai-2023 chromosome 4, ASM4190304v1, whole genome shotgun sequence contains these proteins:
- the LOC117259362 gene encoding diablo IAP-binding mitochondrial protein-like isoform X1; translated protein: MQAVSQCSACASRAAAGLLRNQTDFSLLRTTRSVLRTGAACMRFSSSSENVPFSSKKPGVHKMGERTETVHMSIAPLSVGHGLYASPFTQEMENLSHDSLIRRAASLVTDSSCTFLSQTSLALIDALTDYSKAVHTRIAVQRRYIASVGKLTPAEKDSFLELINNRRAEVSGRLCECKRFESAWIDAVNLCKMAAEVAHNSGAEEASITVKTNVQVAEAQVGEARKLSADAEKKLAETKVEEIQRMAEYTAFLENSEELEVQEAYLRED
- the LOC117259362 gene encoding diablo IAP-binding mitochondrial protein-like isoform X2, encoding MQAVSQCSACASRAAAGLLRNQTDFSLLRTTRSVLRTGAACMRFSSSENVPFSSKKPGVHKMGERTETVHMSIAPLSVGHGLYASPFTQEMENLSHDSLIRRAASLVTDSSCTFLSQTSLALIDALTDYSKAVHTRIAVQRRYIASVGKLTPAEKDSFLELINNRRAEVSGRLCECKRFESAWIDAVNLCKMAAEVAHNSGAEEASITVKTNVQVAEAQVGEARKLSADAEKKLAETKVEEIQRMAEYTAFLENSEELEVQEAYLRED